A genomic segment from Anopheles maculipalpis chromosome X, idAnoMacuDA_375_x, whole genome shotgun sequence encodes:
- the LOC126556346 gene encoding uncharacterized protein LOC126556346, whose product MWSTGRGPNPLWAHRIILIALCYLVQLSAPTNEIWPVERPDGMPSITALEVMCGKDHMDVHLSFSAPFEGIVSSKGQHSDPRCIYVPPSTGKTFFTFRISYSRCGTKPDLNGQFYENTVVVQYDKDLLEVWDEAKRLRCEWFNDYEKTASKPPMVIADLDVIQLDFRGDNVDCWMEIQQGKGPWAPAVSGIVPLGSTMTLVVAINDFRGEFDMRVKSCVASDGAGHVIKLSDEYGCVLRPKMISRFLKARAPDDKASVITYAFFHAFKFPDALSVHIKCKVEICRHGCLDHCQHSGAPVGGTPAVPGGPKQHDLLERKDTLVNQNSNDILAGDSAEELDSGMAGQDVYYDDIIHTEKHLNQYKKPMQNQPPKKKDSYLQYHHHNREPMDDIESLFLSDHSAMSADMMKKQSPGMPPGPVGGMPGMPGMPGMPGMGMGPGKYPPQSMQQMGQKPIPGPGTPMDDDKFPHGPRQMDAEKRMGLPAVAGPRALNLDADDVQNQSYNQAGARLRQRRSVRVTDRKARSADIGVSGIYEVISEADLAFNPDSKQEAVTVFQGKITEEVVYGICMPVPGFSILFILVISATIISALIAGSLLYRYQLQKEMIANRTQSHNAPMNSIATWMTLRLFRSRHNGPVVGGAAAVRPMELNASNQ is encoded by the exons ATGTGGAGCACGGGTAGGGGTCCTAACCCGTTGTGGGCCCACCGAATTATTCTGATTGCGCTGTGCTACCTG GTCCAACTATCTGCACCGACGAACGAAATATGGCCCGTAGAGCGTCCGGATGGTATGCCCTCGATAACGGCACTGGAGGTGATGTGTGGTAAGGATCACATGGACGTGCACCTATCATTTTCCGCACCGTTCGAAGGGATCGTAAGCTCCAAAG GCCAGCATAGCGATCCTAGATGCATTTACGTGCCACCGTCGACGGGGAAAACTTTCTTTACCTTCCGCATCTCGTACTCGCGCTGCGGCACCAAGCCCGACCTAAATGGGCAGTTTTACGAAAACACTGTCGTCGTGCAGTACGACAAGGATCTGCTCGAAGTGTGGGACGAAGCGAAACGGTTACGGTGCGAGTGGTTCAACGATTATGAAAAAACTGCCTCCAAACCACCGATGGTGATTGCCGATCTGGACGTGATACAGCTGGACTTCCGAG GTGACAACGTGGATTGTTGGATGGAGATACAGCAGGGCAAGGGTCCTTGGGCACCAGCGGTCAGTGGGATTGTGCCGCTCGGATCGACCATGACGCTGGTCGTTGCGATAAACGATTTCCGTGGTGAGTTTGATATGCGCGTGAAGAGCTGTGTCGCGTCGGACGGTGCCGGGCACGTGATAAAGCTGTCGGACGAGTACGGTTGCGTGCTGCGGCCAAAGATGATCTCTCGCTTCCTAAAGGCACGTGCCCCAGACGATAAGGCGTCCGTAATTACGTACGCGTTCTTCCACGCCTTCAAGTTCCCGGACGCGCTCAGCGTGCACATTAAGTGTAAGGTCGAAATTTGCCGACACGGTTGTCTGGACCACTGTCAGCATAGTGGCGCGCCGGTCGGTGGAACACCAGCCGTGCCCGGCGGTCCGAAGCAGCACGATCTGCTCGAGCGCAAGGATACGCTGGTTAATCAGAACAGCAACGACATATTGGCCGGTGACTCGGCGGAAGAGCTGGACTCGGGCATGGCTGGGCAGGATGTGTACTACGATGACATTATCCACACGGAGAAGCATCTCAACCAGTACAAGAAACCGATGCAGAACCAGCCACCGAAAAAGAAGGACAGCTATCTGCAGTACCACCATCACAACCGTGAACCGATGGACGACATTGAGTCACTGTTCCTGAGCGACCATTCGGCAATGTCGGCCGACATGATGAAGAAACAGTCGCCGGGAATGCCACCGGGTCCTGTTGGTGGTATGCCGGGTATGCCCGGAATGCCCGGCATGCCGGGTATGGGCATGGGTCCGGGCAAGTATCCACCGCAATCGATGCAGCAGATGGGTCAAAAGCCGATTCCCGGCCCAGGTACGCCGATGGATGACGATAAGTTCCCGCACGGGCCGCGCCAGATGGATGCAGAAAAGCGCATGGGCTTACCGGCCGTGGCTGGTCCTCGGGCACTGAATCTCGATGCGGACGATGTGCAGAACCAGAGCTACAATCAGGCTGGGGCACGGTTGCGTCAGCGGCGCTCGGTACGCGTCACCGATCGGAAGGCACGTTCGGCGGACATTGGCGTGAGCGGCATTTACGAGGTTATCTCCGAGGCAGACTTAGCATTTAACCCGGACAGCAAGCAGGAAGCGGTGACCGTGTTTCAGGGCAAGATTACGGAGGAGGTTGTGTACGGCATTTGTATGCCGGTGCCCGGCTTCAGCATTCTCTTCATACTGGTCATCTCGGCAACGATCATTTCGGCACTGATTGCCGGTTCGCTGCTGTACAGATATCAGCTGCAGAAGGAAATGATTGCTAATCGGACGCAGAGCCACAATGCGCCGATGAACTCGATCGCTACGTGGATGACGTTACGTCTGTTCCGGTCCAGGCATAATGGGCCGGTAGTTGGTGGAGCGGCTGCCGTACGCCCGATGGAATTGAACGCCAGTAACCAGTGA
- the LOC126563177 gene encoding synaptic vesicle glycoprotein 2B: MSKTGESANVEKDKSAEIVLDPTQIVTNGAHHSSHTYSEALAVVGQGWFHTLLMFVTGLCLMSVINETVNVGFIISAAECDLDLTFSDKGVLNGAGFLGVVSSSYIWGFLSDTWGRRRVLLLASTGALITSVLSTFSPHVWVLIGARFLVGVFVSGNAATSYAYLAEFHGEASRSKVISWAAMFMAIGLIFLPSLAWLVIPLDERFELRLFGMRYAMWRIYMLLCSLDLILIIAGLLYLPESGKFLLTNGHREKVVQILAKIYHINQGKPEHTFPVKSITLDAIDAAYADELQRRSNQGLRYLWHQTVPLFRIPLLWHTIKASVLMFGLFASSSGLFLWVPDILNTYLQHEDMQLCDVIALMHANKTAARMEPTASTCPIAINANIFLITTAMGVIFLACYILNGLIINRVGKTTLLNGWFVVCGICGLAVLWTSDFYLTLILIAAFVSSGCLGGVLSAISVDLFPTNYRAMAMCLILMTGRFGAMAGSNIIAYLLAYNCNLIFILFGGSLLVCALIGATLTET, translated from the exons CTAACGTTGAAAAAGACAAATCTGCCGAAATCGTGCTAGATCCGACACAAATTGTAACAAATGGAGCACACCATTCGTCGCATACCTACAGTGAGGCACTCGCCGTTGTAGGTCAAGGATGGTTTCACACGCTGCTGATGTTCGTTACCGGCCTTTGCCTGATGAGCGTGATCAACGAAACAGTCAACGTAGGCTTCATCATCTCCGCCGCCGAATGTGACCTGGACCTCACCTTCAGCGACAAAGGCGTGCTGAATGGGGCCGGATTTTTGGGCGTCGTGTCCAGCTCCTACATCTGGGGCTTTCTGTCCGACACCTGGGGACGTCGCCGGGTACTGCTGTTGGCGTCGACCGGTGCACTCATCACCTCGGTCCTGTCCACCTTCTCGCCGCACGTATGGGTACTGATAGGAGCACGGTTTCTCGTCGGTGTATT TGTGTCGGGCAATGCGGCAACCTCGTACGCGTACCTAGCCGAATTCCACGGTGAAGCATCCCGGTCGAAGGTGATCTCCTGGGCAGCCATGTTTATGGCGATCGGGCTAATTTTCCTACCGTCACTCGCCTGGCTAGTCATACCGCTCGACGAACGGTTCGAGCTGCGGCTGTTCGGCATGCGGTACGCGATGTGGCGCATCTACATGCTGCTCTGCTCGCTCGATCTGATACTCATCATCGCCGGTCTGCTGTATCTGCCCGAGAGTGGAAAGTTTCTGCTCACCAACGGCCACCGGGAGAAAGTGGTGCAAATTTTGGCCAAAATCTATCACATCAATCAGGGCAAACCGGAGCAC ACATTCCCCGTCAAGTCGATCACCTTGGACGCGATCGATGCTGCGTACGCGGATGAGTTGCAGCGCCGGTCCAACCAGGGCCTCCGGTACCTGTGGCACCAGACCGTGCCACTGTTTCGGATCCCGCTGCTCTGGCACACGATCAAGGCGTCCGTGCTGATGTTCGGGCTGTTCGCCTCCTCGTCCGGTCTGTTCCTGTGGGTACCGGACATCCTCAACACGTACCTTCAGCACGAGGATATGCAGCTGTGCGACGTGATAGCGCTGATGCACGCGAACAAAACGGCTGCCCGGATGGAACCGACGGCCAGCACCTGCCCGATCGCGATCAACGCGAATATCTTCCTCATTACCACCGCGATGGGTGTGATCTTTCTGGCGTGCTACATACTGAACGGGCTGATCATCAACCGGGTCGGCAAGACGACACTGCTCA ATGGATGGTTTGTGGTGTGCGGTATCTGCGGGCTCGCCGTACTGTGGACTTCCGATTTCTATCTGACGCTGATACTGATCGCTGCCTTCGTCTCGTCTGGCTGCCTCGGTGGCGTCCTAAGTGCAATATCGGTCGACCTATTTCCGACTAATTACCG GGCAATGGCGATGTGCCTGATTCTTATGACCGGCCGGTTTGGGGCAATGGCCGGCAGCAACATTATCGCCTATCTGCTCGCGTACAACTGCAATCTGATCTTCATTCTGTTCGGCGGTTCACTGCTAG TTTGTGCTCTAATTGGAGCAACCTTAACGGAAACGTGA